In Zerene cesonia ecotype Mississippi chromosome 12, Zerene_cesonia_1.1, whole genome shotgun sequence, the genomic stretch TGAGAAGAAATAagcagatatttaaatatcaaaccATATTTCACCCAATGTGTTTAAGGGCTTAACTAAAGTTAAGTTTTGTAGAACATgatacattacaatatttatattatattgtttaaatatgggTTATTTCCTGTGttgatatgataatatacaaatgaacgaaattaataaaaaacatatgggtgaattaaaaaataaccttaTAAGTATTTACAGGTCAAAATGTTAAgatttcgaaataaaatgGGAACGGAGCGCAGTAAGGAATGGCGCTGTTGCGGGTGCTTGCATGTTCGGACTGGGACCATTCTCCTTGGGTCTTGGCATTTGgtaaatattactaaaaatacataaattaaatactttgattatttcataattattgcaGTATTTTACTATGGAAATACATACTTTGTTATCAATGAATGTAaacttgtttaattaattgaacacaatgataaaaaaaaacttatactattattttcaCTAATGTACATAATCATTATAGAAATTGGACCTTTTGGTAtttgttcataattatttttgtatatcccatgtgatttattttaaatatttttttaaatttttttatatgaaaaatcaaatttttataggTGCTTCATCTAATAGCTCTGGGATTCTTGGCTGCTGTTGTCAGGGATCCAGCTTTGATGGAAGACTTTGAACAGGAGCAAGAGACTTTTGTGGATTGGCATGATGTTGGTTCAGCATTACCCACACCCCTGTCTAATGTGGAAGCACCCCCTAGCCCATATCCACAATATGCTGTTAAACCAAGAGACCACAGCTATATATACCGTATGCATGTTCAGTTACAAATTACTTATCATTTAAGTGACATATGATAAACATATACTTAATGTTACTCCTGTCAAATTAGATCGAAAAATAAGAGTGAATCAAAAATGCCCCTAATGAAAAATCCGTCTTTACTACTATTTGTTATGCGGTTTTCGAGAATTTGTGATGAGTGGTTGAGTGACTCATATTTATGAGTGACTCATATACAGATGTGCAGCAGGCTTTCTGGGGGAAATTGTGCGCAAAacctttttgaatttttatattatcatagaaATAGTATCTGTTACAGAAAAAGCTTTGATGCCTTTTTATAGATAGTCTGGGgcaatttaatgataaattgatttttgggCAAAAATTATAGAAGAATATATTGCTTTGATTTTGACCTTGATTTAATGGTTTTCCATGTGTTGAATGGGAATGatggataatattaatatttcattttaaatttattgttttgaataacATTTCGAATATTCAGCCGGATTGGAATTTTTGTAAGTTGTATGTCTTGATTGactttatatgtaaatttaatttgaattcataTACAGAAGTAAAGAAAGTTTAAAAAGCATCATCTAAAGTACATTTATTAACtgatgttgtttgtttttattcagatGACGTAGATGTTGGTGCTCTAGTTACAGTGTGCACTCTGGCTATCACTCTGATGTTAATATATGGCGCAGCACGGGGAAAGCCTGCCCATATTCTACCTTTCTTCTGTCTTCAAATCTTCGATTTTGCCATCACGGTGTAAGTATACTGGTATACAAAATACAGGTTGTGAATTTTCCCCTTATAATgaatgcattttaattaaactaccTCATCATCATCGTATATTTTCCCACTGGTTGgactcaggcctcctatgaaggttcaagccttaatccaccacgctggccaagtgcggtttCGCAGacttttgattctttgacATGCCTGTTACAACTAAATCGGGTCAAGAACTTTTGCATAGAAGGCTATAatacaatgcaataatatattgacatacatacaaattttctGAGGTTTGGAaggaaagtaataaataaaacaattgattttctttacttCGTTTAGATTGACCGGTATGGGGTATCTATGCTACGTGCGATCGATCCACCGCCTAGTGAAGGACGCCCGCCGCGTGCCCTGGCGGAACGAGTTGCTATCACTGCCCGCCCCTGCTCTGGCTTTCCTCATACTTTGCGCTTTCCTTTTCGCTATTCTTCAGAAGGTATGTGGTTATAACTTGCTCTATAGCGTTGCATTCTTCATCATCATAACaaagttgaaattaataataaaaaggggCCTATTTTCAATGCACGTTAATAACTTAAATGAAGTAAAAAACCATAAGTTTAATTGATGAATAATACAACTGTTCTTTTCTACTCATCTAGATATCGTCGagaaaattctattttcaCACCGATATATTGAATACAGACAATCGCGATTGTAGAGAGCATAAACTCAAACCGTTATATTCCCCAAGGCGTACTTCATCAACATGGTGTGGCGCTGCTACAAGTACCTCACGATGCGCTCCCACGCGCTCACCAGCCTCACGCCCTTCGTGATATCCAGCGAGGGCTCCGTGAGCCCCATCACCCCCTACAGCCGCGCCCCCCTGCCCGTGCCGCAGTACTCCAGCCTGCTGCCCGACTACGAGGAGGCTGTCAAGCAGACCCCACCCCCTTCGTATCGTGCGGCTACGCTTATGGCCGCTAACCCTGTGCCTGTGGTGAGTGCAATGTCACGTCGCTTCAATCTCTCTGACTGAACTCCATGAGCGagcattttgtaaatttttttttaataatcacacttatattgaaaaatctgaaagtttgtttgtttgcatattgtgttataaaacACGAAAACATGTCGCAGCTGACTCGGGTTTAGTGCTAGACAGACACGTCATAGTATATATCAAACTATGCTGTGTCTGGCGGTCATGCTAAAACGtatcttataaatttgaatcCAATCGCTCGCGTGTACTTGCGGCGAGActgaacaataaataaaagtaatttcttatgtatataatataaaacaaaaaaaaacatacaaactgtCACACTTATGACCTCCCCTCTACATgtcattaatgtttttttttactcatcTACAGCCCGCCAACCAAACGAACAAGGAAGGAACCGAAGCTCAAGCAGAGGGACAAAACGCCCCCACAAACACTATGGTGGTCCTCCCGCAACAGGGCTCACAGGCTACCGTCTAAACATTACCATTAACTTCTAAGTCTtcattaacttattttttttatgtaattttgttaatatggTTCTGGATAACGTTAGCTTTGTTTAGGGGCAGGAGACCCATATTCTCTGCTGTCTGAGAAGCGTACACTTATCTTAAATTGTGttctatttgaatttgaattttgatattCATGAATGCGCGTCTTTTATTATCTGCTTATTAGCCGCCAtctacataaacaaaaatataaaaatgatcttttatttcttgttttatctgttgccataattttttttatgacgtgtatattttattatcttgtttttttattatattgtatgacgtatatgatattttaccGTTTGTGTGTcatatattaatcatattttgttatcatGAATTTTCTTTGGGTCCAAATATACCAGTATTGGCCAGttaaacaatttcttatctttttttttcttcctaTGCGATGTCATTTCACGgaacaataacatataaacataatcatgatatatataattacgtgtcacgttgtttgtccgcgatggactatTAAACAACTTAACGTTCGTTCCAACTTAaaacataggatagtttatactatttcaattatgataaatgactacccgggcggagccgggacatACAGCTAGCAGATTTATAGATAGCGTTATGTCGTAGAAATGCTAAAAGTAACGAATTCTCGTTatctcttttatttcatttttattgcattattagCATTAAATCTTAAGCAATACATACtagaaattttattcttaaatgaaataaagctagtatttaaatacaacattttgttttgttaatctatgtgtattttctattcttttcaAATGATTCAAATATCTACAACAAGTGAAAtcgtattttcaatattattaaacatctaAAGTGCAATTGcaatcttattaattattctttaattacGCTAATTACATcgactttaaatataataagagcAGCTACGTACGGTCTGCGCCACCTATTTCGcacaatgtaatttaatttcaattattgtgTACTTTgggtaatattttcttatttacagGAGAtgaattcatattattcaaaagaaTTGTCAGTAATaaacaagataaaaaattgtagagCTCGGGGACCGTCCATTTTGAAAGATCATAAAGTTGTGTCAattgaatgttatataaaagcattatacattattaaatatgaaagagttcttttaatttactcgaatatctaaataatagataattttatatttaaaaacctgCTATTCAAATGAACTAACccagtttattattattattatttgatctGTTTTTCTCGTGTCAAAGTTTATAATGTGTATTAGCTAAGTTCTCATAGGCTCTCATAGTTCTACTACGGCCTATCCTTAAAGTAAGATAACGTGTCATGTGAAATAAAGGATAactgaaaaataacaattgtagGTACTTAGCCTATCTCggataatatatgaaatatccAATGTGTTGCACTTAGATaaatactgtattttattattattttgttgtatagtAGTATATCACGATAAGGCACTTAACAATTCATGTGTGTAAGATaaaaacttgaaaataaatgttgacaATGCATATCTATTcgttaaactaataaattttctccCATTTCTCCCATGCTTTAGAAAATCTGGTCTTCCAATACTCTGAAGCTATTCCACATAACACAACCTAGACTTGCATTCTCATAATTACTAATCTGattgtatctttttattataattatcaaatacagCTAGTATTGTGATCCgtataaatttgaagtaaaaaaactatttcgtCTATAGCCTCCCGCGATAAATTGACTGtccgacaaaaaaaaaaaaacaattcgaaCCAATATAACCTAAGATTAGCGCGTCCAACCAAACGAGCTTGTGCTTTATGATATACCTACAAGCTTTCCTTATTCTtcgctttaataataaagttttgtataaaaataaatatacctatagatGAAAATCTGTTTAAACTATCACACAATTCTcaaataggtacctactaaaaatattttttatttctaatcactacatagtataaaacaaattcgctTTTTTCGatcctatgtccctatgtatgtttaaatctttaagactacgcaacggattttgatgggttttttaatagatagagtgattcaagaggaaggtttatatgtaattataaaatgtattaaactacTACGAATTcaatgcgtgcgaagccgcgggcaaaagctagttaataataaatgtttgaaaattaataaataaagcaatcaAAGCCAATCTCCAAACAAAGTACTATTCCCTACTCATTCCCttccattttatttgatttgtgtAAAATGATAGCGATAgcgcaacaaacatacagattaCAGGaacaactaatatttataaaagtagtacatattttgaataaaatcaagTAGATACTTCAAG encodes the following:
- the LOC119830711 gene encoding lysosomal-associated transmembrane protein 4A isoform X2, with the translated sequence MLRFRNKMGTERSKEWRCCGCLHVRTGTILLGSWHLVLHLIALGFLAAVVRDPALMEDFEQEQETFVDWHDVGSALPTPLSNVEAPPSPYPQYAVKPRDHSYIYLTVCTLAITLMLIYGAARGKPAHILPFFCLQIFDFAITVLTGMGYLCYVRSIHRLVKDARRVPWRNELLSLPAPALAFLILCAFLFAILQKAYFINMVWRCYKYLTMRSHALTSLTPFVISSEGSVSPITPYSRAPLPVPQYSSLLPDYEEAVKQTPPPSYRAATLMAANPVPVPANQTNKEGTEAQAEGQNAPTNTMVVLPQQGSQATV
- the LOC119830711 gene encoding lysosomal-associated transmembrane protein 4A isoform X1 — protein: MLRFRNKMGTERSKEWRCCGCLHVRTGTILLGSWHLVLHLIALGFLAAVVRDPALMEDFEQEQETFVDWHDVGSALPTPLSNVEAPPSPYPQYAVKPRDHSYIYHDVDVGALVTVCTLAITLMLIYGAARGKPAHILPFFCLQIFDFAITVLTGMGYLCYVRSIHRLVKDARRVPWRNELLSLPAPALAFLILCAFLFAILQKAYFINMVWRCYKYLTMRSHALTSLTPFVISSEGSVSPITPYSRAPLPVPQYSSLLPDYEEAVKQTPPPSYRAATLMAANPVPVPANQTNKEGTEAQAEGQNAPTNTMVVLPQQGSQATV